A region from the Phaenicophaeus curvirostris isolate KB17595 chromosome 28, BPBGC_Pcur_1.0, whole genome shotgun sequence genome encodes:
- the OCLN gene encoding occludin, translated as MFTKKSYGGPPTGYGPPTTYGPAGGDYGYDYGTRSPPPGSYYVEDAPQHFYKWTSPPGVVRILEAIVILLCIAIFACVASTLAWEYGYGYAGAYGNGLGGFYGSGYYGSGLSYGYGYGGYYGGVTNPRAANGFMIAMAVLCFLAQLGLFVTSVSKSHSSRSRRFYLVVIVVCAVLAFLMLIASIVYVVGVNPQAQMSGSYYYNPLLTMCSQVYSGNTYMNQYIYHYCTVDPQEAVAIVCGFLIIILLCLICFFAHKTRSKIWKYGKQNIYWDKVPVVQEGPNVEEWVKNVADGASVQDETATLAYSEKPTSPTAAPPYSPPAYSCPPQNGFYPSGTYSSRGDQPDRALSPSPAEEKVREQPTKPPARRGRRRRRNPELDESQYETDYTTAVESSDERDQDQWASLYPPITSDGARQKYKQEFDADLKRYKQLCAEMDGINDRLNQLSKQLDSISEDSPQYQDVAEEYNRLKDLKRSPGYQTKKLETKTLRNKLFHIKRMVSDYDKVRG; from the exons ATGTTCACCAAGAAGTCCTACGGCGGCCCCCCGACCGGCTACGGGCCCCCCACCACCTACGGCCCCGCCGGGGGCGATTACGGCTACGACTACGGcacccgctccccgccgccggGCTCCTACTACGTGGAGGACGCGCCGCAGCACTTCTACAAGTGGACCTCGCCGCCCGGCGTGGTGAGGATCCTGGAGGCCATCGTCATCCTGCTCTGCATCGCCATCTTCGCCTGCGTGGCCTCCACCCTGGCCTGGGAATACGGCTACGGCTACGCCGGGGCTTACGGCAACGGGCTGGGGGGCTTCTACGGCTCCGGCTACTACGGCAGCGGGTTGAGCTACGGTTACGGCTACGGCGGGTACTACGGCGGCGTCACCAACCCGCGGGCGGCCAACGGCTTCATGATCGCCATGGCCGTGCTCTGCTTCCTGGCCCAGCTGGGGCTCTTTGTCACCAGCGTCAGCAAGTCCCACAGCTCCCGCTCCCGACGCTTCTACCTGGTGGTCATCGTGGTCTGCGCCGTGCTGGCCTTCCTCATGCTCATCGCGTCCATCGTCTACGTCGTGGGCGTCAACCCCCAGGCGCAGATGTCCGGCAGTTACTACTACAACCCCTTGCTGACCATGTGCAGCCAGGTCTACAGCGGCAACACCTACATGAACCAGTACATCTACCACTACTGCACCGTGGACCCCCAGGAG gCCGTGGCCATCGTCTGCGGGTTCCTCATCATCATCCTGCTCTGCCTCATCTGCTTCTTTGCTCACAAGACACGCAGCAAGATCTGGAAGTACGGGAAGCAGAACATCTACTGGGACAAGGTGCCGGTGGTCCAGGAGGGGCCCAACGTGGAGGAGTGG GTGAAGAACGTGGCGGATGGGGCCAGCGTGCAGGACGAGACGGCCACGCTCGCCTACTCGGAGAAGCCGACGAGCCCCACGGCCGCGCCGCCCTACAGCCCCCCTGCCTACAGCTGCCCCCCCCAGAACGGGTTCTACCCCTCCGGGACCTACAGCAGCCGCGG CGACCAGCCGGACCGGGcgctcagccccagccccgcggAGGAGAAGGTGCGGGAGCAGCCCACCAAGCCCCCTGCTCGCCGTGGCCGCAGGCGCCGGCGCAACCCGGAGCTCGATGAGTCGCAGTATGAGACCGACTACACCACGGCCGTGGAGTCCAGCGACGAGCGGGACCAGGACCAGTGGGCCAG CCTCTACCCTCCCATCACATCGGATGGCGCCCGCCAGAAGTACAAGCAGGAGTTCGACGCGGACCTGAAGCGCTACAAGCAGCTCTGCGCTGAGATGGACGGCATCAACGACCGCCTCAACCAGCTCAGCAAACAGCTCGACAGCATCTCCGAGGACAGCCCCCAGTACCAG GACGTCGCAGAGGAATACAACAGGCTGAAGGACCTCAAGCGG AGCCCCGGCTACCAAACGAAGAAGCTGGAGACCAAAACCCTGCGCAACAAACTCTTCCACATCAAGCGGATGGTGAGCGACTACGACAAGGTGCGGGGGTAG
- the OCEL1 gene encoding occludin/ELL domain-containing protein 1 has translation MARRPCSLAPLPKASPARARRVVFEDEVMPPGRPPGRVPPAKDEKMLGFSSVPPALGPRPRAVPDYVVRYPQIRSPRQREGYKGVFQDQLAEFTELLGELRAAWRRLGELEVPTSRTDLALLARQRRCRYLKKKLTHIKARIQEFDRDVQRCAVHF, from the exons ATGGCACGGCGGCCGTGCAGCCTCGCGCCCCTCCCGAAGGCCTCTCCGGCGCGAGCCCGACGCGTCGTCTTTGAGGACGAGGTGATGCCACCAGGGAGACCCCCAGGGAGGGTCCCCCCAGCCAAGGATGAGAAGATGCTGGGGTTCAGCTCTGTCCCCCCTGCGCTGGGTCCCCGGCCACGCGCTGTCCCGGACTACGTGGT GAGGTACCCGCAGATCCGGAGCCCCCGGCAGCGGGAGGGCTACAAGGGCGTCTTCCAGGACCAGTTGGCAGAGTTCACGGAGCTGCTCGGGGAGCTCCGCGCGGCGTGGCGGCGGCTCGGGGAGCTGGAGGTGCCCACCAGCAGGACG GATTTGGCCCTCCTGGCGCGGCAGCGGCGCTGCCGGTACCTGAAGAAGAAGCTGACGCACATCAAGGCTCGGATCCAGGAGTTCGACCGCGACGTCCAGCGCTGCGCCGTCCACTTCTGA
- the NR2F6 gene encoding nuclear receptor subfamily 2 group F member 6 produces MAMVAGGWGEPNGGGEEASSPAGGGSDAEHGEEERAAAAVDCVVCGDKSSGKHYGVFTCEGCKSFFKRSIRRNLSYTCRSNRDCQIDQHHRNQCQYCRLKKCFRVGMRKEAVQRGRIPPTHSSTSPNTMPSGEYFNGQPVSELISQLLRAEPYPAARYGSQYAQQGSVMGIDNICELAARLLFSTVEWARNIPFFPELPVSDQVALLRLSWSELFVLNAAQSALPLHMAPLLAAAGFHASPMSADRVVSFMDQIRIFQDQVEKLNRLQVDSAEYSCLKAIALFTPDACGLSDPAHVESLQEKAQVALTEYVRSQYPSQPQRFGRLLLRLPALRAVPAALISQLFFMRLVGKTPIETLIRDMLLSGSTFNWPYGTGQ; encoded by the exons ATGGCCATGGTGGCCGGTGGCTGGGGCGAGCCCAACGGCGGCGGCGAGGAGGCGTCGAGCCCGGCGGGCGGTGGCAGCGACGCGGAGCATGGCGAGGAGGAGCGGGCAGCGGCGGCCGTGGACTGCGTGGTGTGCGGGGACAAGTCCAGCGGGAAGCACTACGGGGTCTTCACCTGCGAGGGCTGCAAGAGCTTCTTCAAGCGCAGCATCCGCAGGAACCTCAGCTACACCTGCAG GTCCAACCGCGACTGCCAGATCGACCAGCACCACCGCAACCAATGCCAGTACTGCCGCCTGAAGAAGTGTTTCCGCGTGGGGATGAGGAAGGAAG CCGTGCAGAGGGGCCGGATCCCCCCGACCCACTCCAGCACCAGCCCCAACACCATGCCCAGCGGGGAATACTTCAACGGGCAGCCGGTGTCGGAGCTCATCTCGCAGCTCCTGCGGGCTGAGCCCTACCCCGCCGCCCGCTACGGCTCGCAGTACGCGCAGCAGGGCAGCGTCATGGGCATCGACAACATCTGCGAGCTGGCCGCCCGCCTCCTCTTCAGCACGGTGGAGTGGGCCCGCAACATCCCCTTCTTCCCCGAGCTGCCCGTCTCCGACCAAGTCGCCCTGCTCCGGCTCAGCTGGAGCGAGCTCTTCGTCCTCAACGCGGCGCAGTCGGCGTTGCCGCTGCACATGGCCCCGCTGCTGGCTGCCGCCGGCTTCCACGCCTCCCCGATGTCGGCCGACCGCGTCGTCTCCTTCATGGACCAGATCCGCATCTTCCAGGATCAGGTGGAGAAGCTCAACCGGCTCCAGGTGGACTCGGCTGAGTACAGCTGCCTCAAAGCCATCGCGCTCTTCACGCCAG ATGCCTGTGGCCTCTCAGACCCGGCACACGTGGAGAGCTTGCAGGAGAAGGCGCAGGTGGCCCTCACGGAGTACGTGCGCTCGCAGTACCCGTCGCAGCCCCAGCGCTTCGGGCGGCTCCTGCTGCGGCTGCCGGCTCTCCGGGCCGTGCCTGCCGCCCTCATCTCCCAACTCTTCTTCATGAGGCTGGTGGGGAAGACGCCCATCGAAACACTAATCAGGGACATGCTGCTGTCTGGGAGCACCTTCAACTGGCCCTACGGGACGGGGCAGTAG